A section of the Pediococcus inopinatus genome encodes:
- the dapD gene encoding 2,3,4,5-tetrahydropyridine-2,6-dicarboxylate N-acetyltransferase, translated as MAQLDAREIIDFISNAKKKTAVKVYLKGNLDKLDFPNVIQSFVESKAGTIFGDWADVKPFLEANKAVIDDYVVENDGRNTAVPLLDTKNINARIEPGAIIRDQVVIGDNAVIMMGALINIGAEIGEDTMIDMGVVMGGRATVGKHAHIGAGTVLAGVVEPASAEPVRIDDDVMIGANAVVLEGVHVGKGAVVAAGAVVTKDVDPNTMVAGVPARKMKDIDDQTRSKTELEDTLRKL; from the coding sequence ATGGCACAGTTAGACGCACGTGAAATTATTGATTTTATTAGTAATGCTAAAAAGAAAACGGCGGTGAAAGTTTACTTAAAAGGTAACTTGGATAAACTTGATTTTCCGAACGTTATTCAAAGTTTTGTAGAATCCAAGGCTGGAACAATTTTCGGTGACTGGGCCGACGTAAAACCTTTTCTTGAAGCAAACAAAGCAGTAATTGATGATTACGTTGTTGAAAATGATGGTCGCAATACGGCTGTACCTTTGTTGGACACCAAAAATATCAATGCTCGTATTGAACCAGGTGCCATCATTCGTGATCAAGTTGTTATTGGTGACAATGCCGTGATTATGATGGGAGCCTTAATCAACATTGGTGCAGAAATCGGTGAAGACACGATGATTGATATGGGCGTTGTCATGGGTGGTCGAGCAACGGTTGGTAAACACGCACACATTGGAGCCGGAACAGTTTTAGCAGGGGTTGTTGAACCGGCATCAGCTGAACCAGTTCGGATTGATGATGATGTGATGATTGGCGCAAACGCCGTTGTTTTAGAAGGAGTGCATGTCGGTAAAGGCGCAGTTGTGGCAGCTGGTGCGGTTGTGACCAAAGACGTTGACCCTAACACGATGGTAGCCGGAGTTCCTGCTCGCAAGATGAAGGATATTGACGACCAAACACGATCAAAAACAGAACTAGAGGACACGTTAAGAAAGCTGTAA
- a CDS encoding N-acetyldiaminopimelate deacetylase has protein sequence MENKSQEPLTESQLIQIYQDLHQIPELAMQEVQTHAYLEKIIRQFDQTNLEITTPAQMPTALLVLVHGSAPKRTVGYRTDIDGLPVKEETDLPFASTHPNVMHACGHDIHMSVALGTLSYFASHQPKDNLLFFFQPAEESLNGGKTAYEKNVFTGKWRPDEFYGLHDNPDLPVGAIGCRMGTLFAGTTEVDVDFYGKGGHAAFPQDANDMVVAASQFINQVQTIVSRSVDPIEGGVITFGKFEAGTIRNVIAGRAHLEGTIRGLTQTMIEHIDQRIKEVANGIAQSYQATVEVKLNQGGYWPVENNSALTKNFISYMKQAENVQFVETQPAMTGEDFGYLLAKFPGTMFWLGVEDASQLHSATLKPNLKAIQLGVSAITGFLLDRMNK, from the coding sequence ATGGAAAATAAAAGCCAAGAACCGCTAACAGAGTCGCAACTAATTCAAATCTATCAGGATTTACATCAAATCCCAGAGTTAGCAATGCAAGAAGTTCAAACGCATGCTTATTTAGAAAAAATTATTCGTCAATTTGACCAAACAAACTTAGAGATTACAACGCCAGCGCAAATGCCAACGGCCCTATTAGTTTTAGTTCATGGGAGTGCGCCAAAACGAACCGTTGGTTATAGGACAGATATTGATGGTTTGCCAGTAAAGGAAGAAACGGATTTGCCGTTCGCTTCAACACATCCAAATGTGATGCACGCTTGCGGACATGATATTCATATGTCAGTTGCTTTGGGCACACTGAGTTATTTTGCCAGTCATCAGCCTAAAGACAATCTTTTGTTTTTCTTTCAACCAGCTGAAGAGAGCTTGAATGGCGGAAAAACAGCTTATGAAAAAAATGTGTTTACTGGTAAATGGCGTCCTGATGAATTTTATGGACTCCATGATAATCCTGATTTACCAGTAGGAGCAATTGGCTGTCGGATGGGCACATTGTTTGCTGGCACTACCGAAGTTGATGTTGATTTTTATGGCAAAGGTGGCCATGCAGCATTTCCCCAAGATGCTAACGATATGGTTGTGGCTGCTAGCCAGTTTATTAATCAGGTGCAAACGATCGTGTCACGAAGCGTGGATCCCATCGAAGGCGGCGTAATTACGTTTGGCAAGTTTGAAGCTGGAACGATTCGCAATGTGATTGCGGGCCGGGCCCATTTGGAAGGAACCATTCGCGGTTTGACGCAAACGATGATTGAACACATTGATCAGCGGATCAAAGAAGTTGCGAATGGGATTGCCCAGAGCTATCAAGCAACAGTGGAAGTGAAACTTAACCAAGGTGGTTACTGGCCAGTTGAAAATAATTCGGCTTTAACGAAAAACTTTATTTCCTATATGAAACAAGCAGAGAATGTGCAATTTGTTGAAACGCAGCCGGCAATGACTGGAGAAGATTTTGGGTACCTATTAGCGAAGTTTCCAGGGACCATGTTTTGGCTGGGAGTTGAAGATGCCTCACAGTTGCATTCAGCCACATTAAAACCGAATCTAAAAGCGATTCAGCTTGGAGTTAGTGCCATTACGGGATTCTTACTAGATCGAATGAATAAATAA
- the dapA gene encoding 4-hydroxy-tetrahydrodipicolinate synthase yields MFKNADILTAIVTPFDDQGQIDFPALKTLTNHLFDTGSRGFIIGGTTGETPNLTHDEKIELYTRFAEIVDGRGPIIAGTGSNNTLETARFTKEVGQIKGIHMALVVVPYYNKPNQRGMVAHFTTVADQSPIPVAIYNIPGRTGVTMQNETVVQLAQHPNIQAVKQCTSLEDLEYLVQNTPDDFMVYTGEDAQTLPGIAIGANGVVSVAAHIYGKDMRAMLDALYEGNRELAASLQRRLTPKMEALFLYPSPSPVKAVLKAQGFQVGGSRLPILPLNHEERQTLAKALGLNEEALEITDLGELGVADD; encoded by the coding sequence ATGTTTAAAAATGCAGATATTTTAACTGCGATTGTGACGCCGTTTGATGATCAGGGGCAAATCGATTTTCCGGCTTTAAAAACATTAACCAATCATCTTTTTGATACTGGTAGTCGGGGCTTTATTATTGGTGGAACTACAGGGGAAACTCCTAATTTAACGCATGATGAAAAAATTGAATTGTATACCCGGTTTGCTGAAATCGTTGATGGACGAGGACCAATCATTGCTGGGACTGGTAGTAACAACACCTTAGAAACGGCCCGTTTCACTAAAGAAGTTGGCCAAATTAAGGGCATTCATATGGCTCTTGTGGTTGTCCCTTATTACAATAAACCTAATCAACGCGGGATGGTTGCTCATTTTACAACTGTTGCCGATCAGTCACCAATTCCAGTTGCAATTTATAACATTCCTGGTCGAACGGGTGTCACCATGCAAAATGAGACGGTTGTTCAGTTAGCACAACATCCAAATATTCAGGCGGTTAAACAGTGTACTTCCTTAGAGGATTTGGAATACTTAGTTCAAAATACCCCAGATGATTTCATGGTCTACACAGGTGAAGATGCACAAACATTACCCGGGATTGCGATTGGCGCAAACGGGGTGGTTTCTGTAGCGGCGCATATATATGGAAAAGATATGCGCGCAATGTTGGATGCCCTTTATGAGGGTAACAGAGAGTTAGCGGCAAGTTTACAACGGCGTTTGACCCCTAAAATGGAAGCTTTATTCCTTTATCCATCACCATCACCTGTTAAGGCTGTTTTGAAGGCCCAAGGATTTCAAGTGGGCGGTAGTCGTTTACCGATCTTGCCATTGAATCACGAAGAGCGCCAAACATTGGCAAAAGCTTTGGGATTAAATGAGGAAGCCTTGGAAATAACTGATTTAGGCGAGTTAGGAGTTGCAGATGATTAA
- the dapB gene encoding 4-hydroxy-tetrahydrodipicolinate reductase: MIKIIIAGFNGSMGQKAVKLVNDTKDFQLVAVYSPVVTDLQPASYDLADEVQVFNDLTNIKTDADVWIDFSTPKAVFENTKFALGHQIRPVVGTSGLSDQQVEDLKAYAKDQHMAGLIVPNFGISAVLLMKFAKEAAQYFPEAEIIEMHHADKIDAPSGTALSTAKQISEAREPQAADNAKFEETLPGARGGNYKGIRIHSVRLPGYVAHEQVLFGSEGEALTIRQDSFIRDSFMKGVEVAVKNVGKLSELVVGLENVLS; the protein is encoded by the coding sequence ATGATTAAAATAATTATTGCGGGATTTAATGGTTCGATGGGCCAAAAAGCCGTCAAACTTGTGAATGACACAAAAGACTTTCAATTAGTTGCTGTATACAGCCCGGTAGTCACTGATTTACAGCCAGCCAGCTATGATTTAGCAGATGAGGTTCAGGTATTTAATGATCTTACGAACATCAAGACGGATGCCGATGTGTGGATTGATTTCAGCACACCAAAAGCAGTTTTTGAAAATACTAAATTTGCCTTGGGTCATCAAATTCGCCCGGTAGTGGGAACGAGTGGTTTATCGGATCAACAAGTTGAAGATCTCAAAGCCTACGCAAAAGATCAGCATATGGCTGGACTGATTGTGCCTAACTTTGGAATTTCGGCCGTTTTGTTGATGAAATTTGCAAAAGAAGCTGCTCAATATTTCCCTGAAGCAGAAATTATTGAAATGCACCATGCTGATAAAATCGATGCTCCTTCAGGGACTGCTTTAAGTACTGCAAAACAAATTAGTGAAGCCCGTGAGCCCCAAGCGGCTGATAATGCCAAGTTTGAAGAAACCTTACCAGGTGCTCGTGGTGGTAATTATAAAGGGATCAGAATTCATTCAGTACGGTTACCAGGATACGTGGCTCATGAACAGGTTTTATTCGGTAGTGAAGGAGAAGCCTTAACGATTCGTCAAGATTCCTTTATCCGCGATTCCTTCATGAAGGGTGTGGAAGTAGCCGTTAAAAATGTCGGGAAACTATCTGAATTGGTCGTCGGTTTAGAGAACGTTTTATCGTAA
- a CDS encoding aminotransferase class I/II-fold pyridoxal phosphate-dependent enzyme, whose protein sequence is MPKLNAALENQVNQRLDSIGPSGIRAFDQKVTGIPGLVKLTLGEPGFNTPEHVKEAAVESIRNNDSHYSAQKGTPALRNAISGFLKTRYDLDYDADTEIVTTIGATEALAASLMAILNPGDKVIVPTPAFALYVPLITIAGGIPVEVDTSNDNFVLTPQRLEETLANEGDAVKAIILTYPNNPTGVEYTEAELQGLADVIATKQMFVIADEIYSELTYDITHHSIAAMIPEQTILINGLSKSHAMTGYRIGYIAAPADFVKNAAKMHAFLVTAPSNPAQAAAAEALANGLEDPQKMCVQYKKSRDYVIDCLDKLGFETVPPKGAFYIFAKIPAAFTQNSVDFATELAQDGKVGVIPGSAFGPGGEGYIRLSYAASVEDLHAAMTNMKGFMAAKTSVA, encoded by the coding sequence ATGCCAAAATTAAATGCAGCTTTAGAAAATCAAGTTAATCAACGTTTAGATTCGATCGGGCCATCTGGGATTCGTGCTTTTGACCAAAAGGTGACAGGTATTCCTGGACTAGTTAAATTGACTTTGGGCGAACCCGGTTTTAACACCCCAGAACACGTCAAAGAGGCCGCAGTAGAGAGCATTCGTAATAATGATTCTCATTATTCGGCTCAAAAGGGAACTCCCGCATTGCGAAATGCCATTAGTGGATTTCTAAAAACTCGTTACGATTTGGATTACGATGCAGATACGGAAATTGTCACTACAATTGGGGCCACAGAGGCCTTAGCCGCCAGCTTAATGGCAATTTTGAACCCTGGTGATAAAGTCATTGTGCCAACCCCAGCGTTTGCTTTGTATGTGCCCTTGATTACTATTGCAGGTGGAATTCCGGTTGAAGTAGATACCTCAAACGATAACTTTGTGCTAACGCCACAACGTTTAGAAGAAACCCTTGCCAATGAAGGCGATGCTGTTAAAGCAATCATCTTGACCTATCCGAATAATCCAACGGGTGTGGAATACACAGAGGCTGAATTACAAGGGTTAGCAGACGTGATTGCTACAAAACAAATGTTTGTTATCGCAGATGAAATTTATAGCGAACTTACATATGATATTACCCATCATTCAATTGCAGCAATGATTCCAGAACAAACAATTTTAATTAATGGTTTGTCAAAATCACATGCCATGACTGGATATCGAATTGGTTATATCGCGGCCCCGGCTGATTTTGTTAAAAACGCAGCTAAAATGCATGCCTTTTTAGTCACAGCGCCTTCAAATCCAGCCCAAGCAGCAGCTGCAGAAGCCTTAGCAAATGGCTTGGAAGATCCTCAAAAAATGTGTGTGCAGTATAAAAAGAGTCGGGACTATGTGATTGATTGCTTAGATAAATTAGGTTTCGAAACGGTTCCACCAAAAGGTGCCTTCTATATTTTTGCCAAGATTCCAGCGGCCTTTACGCAAAATTCAGTTGATTTTGCGACCGAGCTTGCTCAAGATGGCAAAGTTGGTGTGATTCCAGGAAGCGCGTTTGGACCTGGTGGTGAAGGCTACATCCGTTTATCGTATGCGGCAAGTGTGGAAGATTTGCATGCTGCAATGACAAATATGAAGGGTTTCATGGCTGCTAAAACAAGTGTGGCTTAG
- a CDS encoding aspartate-semialdehyde dehydrogenase, whose translation MGEYNVAILGATGAVGTRLIQQLEQSTIPVKSIKFLASARSAGKQLKFRDAPVVVEEAKPESFEGVDLVLASAGGDVSKRLLPEAVKRGAVCVDNTSAFRMDPAVPLVVPEVNAEALNRHHGIIANPNCSTIQMVVALEPIRKAFGLKQVIVSTYQAASGAGQQAWNEMNTQAQEHLDGKEMQSTIFPVKGGAKHYPLAFNLLPQIDVFEDDGYTHEEWKMIHETKKIMLDDMDAPDIKVTATCVRVPVGIGHGETVYFEVADPKQASREKIQEALAKAPGVVLQDDPDQQLYPQPINAEGKRETFVGRVRGDQENPGSYHMWVVSDNLLKGAAWNTVQIAEKLVEKKLVRIK comes from the coding sequence ATGGGCGAATATAATGTGGCTATTTTAGGTGCAACAGGTGCTGTCGGAACGCGTTTAATTCAACAGTTAGAGCAATCTACTATTCCAGTGAAATCAATAAAATTTTTAGCTTCAGCAAGATCAGCTGGGAAACAATTGAAGTTCCGGGATGCACCAGTAGTGGTTGAAGAAGCTAAACCAGAATCTTTTGAAGGTGTTGATTTAGTATTGGCATCTGCAGGTGGGGATGTTTCCAAGCGTCTATTGCCAGAAGCGGTTAAACGGGGTGCTGTTTGTGTGGATAACACGAGCGCATTTCGAATGGACCCTGCTGTGCCGTTGGTTGTGCCTGAGGTCAATGCGGAGGCTCTTAACCGACACCATGGGATTATTGCTAATCCAAACTGTTCAACGATCCAGATGGTGGTTGCGTTGGAACCCATTCGTAAGGCATTTGGATTAAAACAAGTGATAGTATCTACGTATCAGGCTGCATCTGGTGCGGGTCAACAGGCTTGGAACGAGATGAATACCCAAGCTCAGGAACATTTAGATGGCAAAGAAATGCAAAGTACTATTTTTCCTGTAAAGGGTGGGGCAAAGCATTATCCATTGGCTTTTAATCTCTTACCTCAAATTGATGTTTTTGAAGATGATGGCTATACACATGAAGAGTGGAAAATGATCCATGAAACAAAGAAAATCATGTTGGATGATATGGATGCCCCAGATATCAAGGTGACGGCAACTTGCGTCCGCGTTCCGGTTGGAATTGGACATGGCGAGACGGTGTACTTTGAGGTGGCTGATCCAAAGCAGGCGAGTCGCGAGAAGATTCAAGAAGCATTGGCAAAGGCTCCTGGGGTTGTGTTGCAGGATGATCCAGACCAACAGTTGTATCCACAACCGATTAATGCAGAAGGCAAACGAGAGACGTTTGTGGGCCGAGTGCGTGGTGATCAAGAGAATCCAGGAAGTTATCATATGTGGGTGGTTTCGGATAACTTGTTGAAGGGTGCTGCGTGGAATACGGTGCAGATTGCGGAGAAGTTGGTGGAAAAGAAACTAGTGAGAATAAAGTGA
- a CDS encoding DsrE family protein yields MKIVFHIDEREKWQSALSNIKNAINFSKEQQIRIDLIVVVNGPAISDYLTPEIGRFIENAKDLVSFHACQNAMNSHQIQASQLPRAVKVVPAGIIDLAQLQDQGYRYIKP; encoded by the coding sequence ATGAAAATTGTTTTTCATATTGATGAACGTGAGAAATGGCAATCAGCCCTTTCAAACATAAAAAATGCAATTAATTTTTCCAAAGAACAACAGATACGCATTGATTTGATCGTTGTTGTAAACGGCCCAGCCATTAGTGATTACTTAACGCCGGAAATTGGTCGATTCATTGAAAACGCAAAAGACTTGGTGAGCTTCCATGCTTGTCAAAATGCAATGAATAGCCATCAAATTCAGGCAAGTCAGTTACCCCGAGCCGTCAAAGTTGTGCCGGCCGGCATCATTGATTTGGCACAGCTTCAAGACCAAGGATATCGCTATATCAAGCCATAA
- a CDS encoding DNA/RNA non-specific endonuclease, with protein MFIGIIFLIIGLFAIIVAFRQRKDCLWFALLAIITLLLSWNQAGTYARHKSNHLKDVMSTKVVTRVDSNASKLATSLESKNSKLESTLSSRSSSLKKKAGSLHLSIAKSQSDTSKTSSTPSTSQAELATKQYAGQQTITINQNEPDFSNTDLSTSRGAWQTYGNLDSYNRVSAANALLNKRLMPKTERESLDVDPTGWHNKRTSNGWLYNRCHLIGYQLTGQNNNAKNLMTGTRSLNDPEMTTYENEVAAYVKENKNHYVRYRVTPVFRGTELVARGIHMEGQSIGSNAVHFNVYIFNIESGYTINYQTGTSVKK; from the coding sequence ATGTTTATTGGAATTATATTTTTAATTATTGGTCTCTTCGCCATCATTGTGGCCTTCCGTCAACGTAAGGACTGCCTTTGGTTCGCTCTTCTAGCAATCATTACCTTGTTATTGAGTTGGAATCAGGCAGGTACATATGCGCGCCACAAGTCTAATCATTTAAAAGATGTTATGTCGACCAAAGTGGTAACCCGGGTTGACTCAAATGCGTCTAAACTGGCAACTTCATTAGAATCTAAAAACAGCAAATTGGAAAGCACCCTTTCGTCACGCTCATCTTCTTTAAAAAAGAAAGCAGGCAGTCTTCATTTATCAATTGCCAAATCACAATCAGACACCAGTAAAACAAGTAGTACCCCTTCGACTAGTCAGGCTGAATTAGCCACTAAGCAATATGCCGGACAGCAAACAATTACCATTAATCAAAATGAGCCTGATTTTTCAAATACTGACCTCTCAACTAGCCGTGGCGCCTGGCAAACATATGGCAATTTGGATAGTTATAATCGCGTTTCCGCCGCTAATGCCCTTTTGAACAAGCGCCTCATGCCAAAAACAGAACGTGAATCATTGGATGTTGATCCCACTGGTTGGCATAATAAACGGACAAGTAACGGTTGGTTATACAATCGATGTCATTTAATCGGCTATCAATTGACTGGTCAAAATAATAACGCTAAAAATTTAATGACTGGTACGCGTTCTTTAAATGATCCCGAAATGACCACTTACGAAAACGAAGTAGCCGCCTACGTTAAGGAAAATAAAAATCATTACGTTCGCTATCGTGTGACCCCTGTCTTCCGCGGAACAGAATTAGTTGCTCGTGGGATTCACATGGAAGGTCAATCGATTGGTAGTAATGCTGTTCATTTCAATGTTTATATTTTTAATATTGAATCTGGTTATACAATTAATTATCAAACTGGAACTAGCGTAAAGAAATGA
- a CDS encoding cold-shock protein gives MEKGKVKWFNPDKGFGFINRENGDDVFVHFSAIQGDGFKTLEENQEVTFDVEDSDRGPQAVNVQKQ, from the coding sequence ATGGAAAAAGGAAAAGTTAAATGGTTTAACCCTGATAAGGGATTTGGTTTTATCAATCGCGAAAATGGTGACGATGTATTCGTTCACTTCTCAGCTATTCAAGGCGACGGCTTTAAGACATTGGAAGAAAACCAAGAAGTTACTTTCGACGTTGAAGACAGTGACCGTGGACCACAAGCTGTTAACGTTCAAAAACAGTAA
- a CDS encoding helix-turn-helix domain-containing protein, protein MITEWEHGEAEPNLDDLVKLHSIYQISLDELVLSTKPYKTVSASKWLNQFDRALKKK, encoded by the coding sequence TTGATTACTGAATGGGAACACGGCGAAGCGGAACCAAATTTAGATGATTTAGTCAAACTTCATTCAATCTATCAAATTAGCTTGGATGAACTGGTTTTAAGCACAAAGCCCTACAAAACGGTGAGCGCTTCTAAGTGGTTAAATCAGTTTGATCGTGCTTTAAAGAAAAAGTAG
- a CDS encoding ABC transporter ATP-binding protein yields the protein MVLLQTQHITKNYEERKILSDVNIHLNQGELVSILGISGIGKTTLFNIVAGLEAPQSGQVLLENQTITNTTGHISYMLQKDLLLPYRTIMGNIILPALMQNIPKKEAEAKAAPFLGIFGLEKTENLYPSALSGGMRQRAALLRTYMFSKEVSLLDEPFSALDEITKRQVHSWYLELMKKIDLSTLLITHDVDEAILLSDRIYILSGRPASITKEITIEPDLKKQPEFDLSADFLAYKREILNLL from the coding sequence ATGGTATTATTGCAAACACAGCACATCACTAAAAACTATGAAGAACGAAAAATTCTCTCGGATGTGAATATCCACCTCAATCAAGGCGAACTAGTCAGCATTCTCGGAATTAGCGGGATCGGTAAAACTACCCTGTTTAATATCGTTGCCGGTCTGGAAGCTCCTCAATCCGGTCAGGTACTGCTTGAAAATCAGACAATCACTAATACCACTGGACATATTAGTTATATGTTGCAAAAGGATCTCTTACTTCCCTATCGAACAATCATGGGAAACATCATTTTACCAGCGCTTATGCAAAACATTCCTAAAAAAGAAGCGGAAGCTAAGGCAGCTCCTTTTTTAGGAATTTTCGGTTTAGAGAAAACTGAAAACTTATATCCAAGTGCTTTATCTGGCGGGATGCGGCAGCGAGCTGCTCTATTGCGAACCTACATGTTCTCAAAAGAAGTCTCATTATTGGATGAACCTTTTAGTGCCTTAGACGAAATCACCAAACGTCAAGTTCACAGTTGGTATCTTGAATTAATGAAAAAAATTGATTTATCCACCCTGCTAATCACCCATGATGTTGATGAAGCCATTCTGTTATCAGATCGTATTTACATTTTAAGCGGTCGTCCGGCCTCCATTACTAAAGAAATTACGATTGAGCCAGATTTAAAGAAACAGCCGGAATTTGATCTCAGTGCTGATTTCTTAGCCTACAAACGTGAAATCTTAAATCTATTATAG
- a CDS encoding ABC transporter substrate-binding protein: protein MKQDGRKWLIVLFSFSLIVIFSGCQSKQTKSKNRTITVVLDWTPNTNHTGMYVAKQKDYYKKYHLNVKFIQPPKDGAEQLVASGKADFGISAQDTFAGAIARKNPLPITTIAGIIQHNTSGIMSRKADDITSPQKMMGKRYSTWDLPIEQATIKQVVNDDNGNYKKLKLIPNNITDEVAALKAKQTDDIWVFYGWAGQNAKVKNFPINYFSFRSLNKVFDYYTPTLISNNSFLKKNPQVAKDFMKATTKGYNYASKHPHQSADILMDQVPELKSNRKLIYASQAYLSKQYSLGSTQWGKISANRWNGFYTWLNQHNLVSVKLKKDQGFTNKYLPK from the coding sequence ATGAAACAAGATGGACGCAAATGGCTAATCGTACTGTTCAGTTTTTCTTTGATTGTGATTTTCAGTGGATGTCAGTCTAAACAAACCAAGTCCAAAAACCGGACAATTACGGTCGTTTTAGACTGGACGCCAAACACCAACCACACTGGGATGTATGTGGCAAAACAAAAAGATTACTATAAAAAATATCATTTGAATGTAAAATTTATCCAACCACCTAAAGATGGTGCGGAACAGCTTGTTGCTAGTGGCAAGGCTGACTTTGGTATTTCTGCTCAAGATACTTTTGCAGGCGCGATTGCTCGAAAGAATCCATTACCAATCACTACCATTGCCGGGATTATTCAACACAATACCTCTGGAATTATGTCGCGAAAAGCCGATGACATTACCTCTCCCCAAAAAATGATGGGAAAACGCTATTCTACCTGGGATTTGCCCATTGAACAGGCAACGATCAAACAGGTGGTTAATGACGATAACGGTAACTACAAAAAATTAAAGTTAATTCCGAATAACATCACCGATGAAGTTGCCGCGTTAAAGGCAAAACAGACAGACGATATTTGGGTATTTTATGGATGGGCCGGTCAAAATGCTAAAGTTAAAAACTTTCCAATTAATTACTTCTCGTTTCGATCTTTGAATAAAGTTTTCGATTATTACACACCAACCCTAATCAGTAACAATAGCTTTTTAAAGAAGAATCCCCAAGTTGCCAAAGACTTCATGAAAGCCACAACGAAGGGCTATAATTACGCTTCTAAACACCCTCATCAATCAGCTGATATTTTAATGGACCAGGTTCCAGAACTCAAAAGTAATCGTAAACTCATATATGCCAGTCAAGCTTATCTGTCTAAGCAGTATTCTCTTGGTTCAACCCAATGGGGAAAAATCAGTGCAAATCGCTGGAACGGGTTTTATACTTGGCTAAATCAACATAATTTAGTTTCCGTAAAACTCAAAAAAGATCAAGGATTCACGAATAAATATCTTCCAAAATGA
- a CDS encoding ABC transporter permease, translating to MKKQTSININFLPAIVILLLLIVWQLISSFQLVPTFLLPSPLSVVTAFVSDFSLLMSNAWVTFLEAFWGLLLGICGGLLIAILMDLFNPLYKAVYPLLVISQTVPTVAIAPLLILWLGYGMLPKIVLVILTTFFPVAVEMLTGFRSTDPDLIKLMQTMGASKWKLYYYVKFPSSLNHFFASLKISVSYAIVSAVVSEWVGGFNGLGVYMTRVMKAYAYDKMFAVIFLISALSLLLIWLVSYVQRKVMPWEVTKK from the coding sequence ATGAAAAAACAGACAAGTATCAACATTAATTTTTTACCAGCCATCGTTATTCTATTGTTATTAATTGTCTGGCAGCTCATCAGTAGCTTTCAACTTGTTCCAACTTTCCTTCTGCCATCCCCACTAAGCGTTGTTACAGCGTTTGTGAGTGACTTTTCATTGCTCATGAGTAATGCTTGGGTAACTTTCTTAGAAGCCTTCTGGGGCCTATTATTGGGTATTTGTGGCGGTTTGCTAATTGCTATCTTGATGGATCTCTTTAACCCCCTTTACAAAGCTGTTTATCCGTTATTAGTAATCAGCCAAACTGTGCCAACCGTGGCAATCGCGCCTTTACTCATTTTATGGCTCGGCTATGGAATGTTGCCAAAAATTGTCTTGGTTATTCTTACGACGTTTTTTCCAGTCGCAGTTGAGATGCTGACTGGTTTTCGTTCCACGGACCCAGACTTAATTAAACTCATGCAAACCATGGGAGCTAGCAAATGGAAACTATATTATTATGTAAAATTTCCTAGTTCCTTAAATCATTTCTTTGCTAGTTTGAAAATTTCTGTATCTTATGCGATCGTCAGCGCAGTCGTTTCTGAATGGGTAGGCGGATTTAACGGCCTTGGGGTTTACATGACCCGCGTCATGAAGGCTTACGCCTATGATAAAATGTTTGCCGTAATTTTTCTGATTTCGGCATTAAGTCTTCTGCTCATTTGGCTCGTATCTTATGTTCAGCGAAAAGTTATGCCCTGGGAGGTAACCAAAAAATGA
- a CDS encoding thiamine-binding protein encodes MNTSVAIQVLPMLEDDKKVVAVVDKAIEYIQSTGVTYVVGAFETTIEGDYDQLMEIVKNITKIAADAGAPQVMTYVKIDYKSAGKVLGIHEKTDKYQH; translated from the coding sequence ATGAATACAAGTGTCGCAATTCAAGTATTACCAATGTTAGAGGACGACAAAAAGGTCGTCGCCGTTGTCGATAAAGCAATTGAATACATTCAATCAACCGGAGTTACTTACGTGGTCGGTGCCTTTGAAACCACCATCGAAGGCGATTACGATCAGTTAATGGAAATCGTTAAAAACATCACAAAAATTGCCGCGGATGCAGGTGCACCCCAAGTGATGACTTACGTTAAGATTGACTATAAATCAGCAGGTAAGGTTTTAGGAATTCATGAAAAAACAGACAAGTATCAACATTAA